The following coding sequences are from one Leishmania braziliensis MHOM/BR/75/M2904 complete genome, chromosome 36 window:
- a CDS encoding phosphatidylinositol-4-phosphate 5-kinase-like protein, whose amino-acid sequence MGQVGGTATSGRGLTAPQVVAALRVTVEAQLKKADAAAPSSQAASCTRASLAEHSKAIKPVDCCAVQRLTVPSTDSKGKRVKVHVTEYAPNVFSFLRQLEGVADSHFADEWSLPEDCLRMELGEGRSQAFFLKSKTMAFMCKTISVEEVRVLLDILHAYMQHIAAHPGSLLMRFYMLLKVSVRKEKGYILCFNDIFAAASVLHEKWDIKGRIPKPGKSLRNPDFLRRGSELNLHLIEAQKKRNGIVKPVTDASEQLYNREDGVVVKEAKGAQSPPTLHDKDLTRLFLLPQNTRKRLLEQLLRDYDFLNSAGMMDYSLLIGVTYHENKAPQSGRHCISDRMSNSAQHDAASASSWAEVRPAPLAKDSHLSDKKTSHSVTPPEFANGVRSVCEQEIYYVGIIDVLTAYTIKKKGANFFKSFLWEQNMLSTIPPDYYARRLTSFTELIFPDASEESRDR is encoded by the coding sequence ATGGGTCAAGTCGGCGGTACTGCGACGAGCGGCCGTGGGCTCACGGCGccgcaggtggtggcggcgctgagggTAACAGTAGAAGCACAACTGAAGAAAGCggacgcagccgcaccatCCTCGCAGGCGGCGTCTTGTACTCGTGCCAGCCTAGCTGAGCACTCCAAGGCAATCAAGCCAGTGgactgctgcgctgtccaGCGACTCACCGTGCCATCGACGGACAGCAAGGGAAAGCGGGTGAAGGTACACGTCACCGAGTACGCTCCAAACGTGTTCTCCTTTCTTCGCCAGTTGGAGGGGGTGGCAGATTCACATTTCGCCGACGAGTGGTCGTTGCCTGAGGACTGCCTGAGGATGGAGCTAGGCGAGGGACGCTCTCAAGCGTTTTTCCTCAAATCAAAGACCATGGCGTTCATGTGTAAGACGATTTCAGTGGAGGAGGTTCGCGTTTTGCTCGATATCTTGCACGCTTACATGCAACACATTGCTGCTCATCCAGGGAGCCTCCTCATGCGTTTTTACATGCTTCTGAAAGTGTCAGTgcggaaagaaaagggatATATTTTGTGCTTCAACGACATCTTCGCGGCCGCCTCCGTGTTGCATGAAAAGTGGGACATCAAGGGTCGCATCCCGAAACCTGGCAAGTCCCTCCGCAACCCGGACTTCcttcgccgcggcagcgagctCAATCTGCACCTCATTGAGGCCCAAAAGAAACGCAACGGGATTGTCAAACCCGTGACCGATGCGTCTGAGCAGCTCTACAACAGGGAGGATGGAGTCGTTGTGAAGGAAGCCAAGGGCGCGCAAAGTCCGCCCACGCTGCACGACAAGGACCTGACACGGCTCTTCCTGTTACCACAGAACACACGCAAGCGACttctggagcagctgctccgcgaCTATGACTTTCTTAATAGTGCGGGGATGATGGACTACTCGCTGCTCATCGGCGTCACCTATCACGAGAACAAAGCACCGCAGTCAGGGAGGCATTGTATCAGTGATAGGATGAGCAATTCAGCTCAGCACGACGCCGCATCTGCATCATCTTGGGCCGAGGTGCGGCCTGCCCCCCTTGCAAAGGACAGTCACCTGTCCGACAAGAAGACGAGTCATTCCGTGACACCGCCAGAGTTCGCAAATGGCGTGCGCAGCGTTTGCGAGCAGGAAATCTACTATGTTGGCATAATCGATGTGCTCACTGCGTACACGATAAAGAAAAAGGGCGCCAACTTCTTCAAGTCATTTCTCTGGGAGCAAAATATGCTGTCCACTATCCCACCCGACTACTACGCGCGTCGCCTCACATCGTTCACAGAGCTGATTTTCCCAGACGCGAGTGAGGAGTCGCGCGACAGGTAA